The following proteins are encoded in a genomic region of Arcobacter cloacae:
- a CDS encoding TVP38/TMEM64 family protein — protein sequence MKLLIKTILILATIFTTTLLIIKFSGVLTVEDIKEIFANLKSQPSYILGALIVFFLFIDLFIAVPTMTIIILAGYFIGFELALFYTTVGLLSASLTGYFLSKRYGMKVLDKLSSNEEQKLEMTNLFNKHGVLVIVLSRAVPMLPEISSCLAGACEMSFKRFLTAWIIGTIPYLCVITYAGSISNLENPMPAIYAALGITLLFWFIWMIFMRIDKRRTLRENQ from the coding sequence ATGAAACTTCTAATAAAAACTATTTTGATTTTAGCCACTATTTTTACAACTACTTTACTTATTATCAAATTTAGTGGCGTTTTAACTGTTGAAGATATAAAAGAGATTTTTGCAAATCTAAAGTCTCAACCTTCATATATTTTGGGTGCTTTAATAGTATTTTTCTTGTTTATTGATTTATTTATTGCAGTGCCTACTATGACTATTATTATACTTGCTGGTTATTTTATAGGTTTTGAATTAGCCCTATTTTATACAACTGTTGGACTTTTAAGTGCTTCATTAACTGGATATTTTTTATCAAAAAGATATGGTATGAAAGTTTTAGATAAACTCTCTTCAAATGAAGAACAAAAACTAGAAATGACAAATTTATTTAACAAACACGGTGTTTTAGTAATAGTTCTTTCAAGGGCTGTTCCTATGCTTCCTGAAATCTCTTCTTGCCTTGCTGGAGCTTGTGAGATGTCTTTCAAAAGATTTTTAACAGCTTGGATTATTGGAACTATTCCTTATTTGTGTGTTATTACTTATGCTGGGTCTATTAGTAACCTAGAAAATCCAATGCCCGCTATTTACGCAGCACTTGGAATCACACTTCTTTTTTGGTTTATTTGGATGATTTTTATGAGAATTGATAAAAGAAGAACTTTAAGGGAAAATCAATAA
- a CDS encoding translocation/assembly module TamB domain-containing protein, protein MKSLKIVFYSLLLIFLTAFLFLIHSTFVTKKVFEYVSHELPIKFSSVNGTLYSGIKIVDLNYDDMIKIEEFYIKPSLLSLLVKEIFIYDLKINKIILEDKFLESLSSSNEENSEEFVIPFSLFIKNLEASLYNFNYEDYQVEEFLLTSKDLSSDLKENLSANLEAKIKSNLIDLETKINLKNNNYKLNAQLDLKKELINDVYIQATGDLNKVDFEVENKKFTLKEDNQIIDIENLLINGNYDIKNSNLEISNLSSLVKYEEISSNIIAKASMLNNDIDSLIFDIDLQTTIKKSIYEALQKDLQLKSNFTGNLKEIKFVNNIESNQLNIEKNPIKIENSSVNGNIKIDNKNIDIFADFNLKSNLANKKSKIEVKINKQNIENLSIKAKSTLENLKYENLDLKSIGNITINSSYKKDNLDINLDSKIATFDIKSKDFKRFIFDLDIKQLNPNEFYELDKSIKISKLKGKIKGEFDENLSLKGDLILNDSLLLNAILNTKNNDLEATIKNNSFLVKVDKKENQTKIRSQIKELKDLEKELSKILDFSTLNLSGLVDVDISIDELNTNFEINSPKISIDKEKIEKISIKGNFSENKIFFDKLDFNIFEIYEINLQKNFVLKKRAFFDIDSFDGEFTFDNIILKSSKNDKNIILSINTKDLFLAHSSYGSGFLNSDIFVDINEENKILIGGELKVDKLTVLYQAPSMSISKDKDIIIVSKNKKFTQKDTFYEDIALELSIFGNNINYNVKNIDLNASTVLYLKKEFSSGIRIYGSVQDVSGTFSELGKNYNIKNSAIYFRGLDPIDPILDIHALNKLNDVDISIVIGGTLNYPRINLHSTPIMSQKDILSYLIFGTRFSADSQANTQSKQSQASLFLLNELSKDYAKELGLDMIYFQYDPKTQYIETHVGKNISQKSKIVLKNKSDSGQLILMRELTKLWNVELGFEQNTQSLDLIYRRRY, encoded by the coding sequence TTGAAAAGTTTGAAAATTGTATTTTATTCATTATTACTTATATTTTTAACAGCTTTTTTATTTTTAATTCACTCAACTTTTGTAACAAAAAAAGTATTTGAATATGTAAGTCATGAATTACCCATAAAATTTAGTAGTGTAAATGGAACTTTATATTCAGGTATAAAAATAGTTGATTTAAACTATGATGATATGATAAAGATTGAAGAGTTTTATATAAAACCTAGTCTTTTATCACTACTTGTAAAAGAGATATTTATTTATGATTTGAAGATAAATAAGATAATTTTGGAAGATAAATTTTTAGAGTCTTTATCATCATCAAATGAAGAAAACTCTGAAGAATTTGTCATACCTTTTTCTTTATTTATCAAAAATTTAGAAGCTAGTTTATATAACTTTAATTATGAAGATTATCAAGTAGAAGAGTTTTTACTAACTTCAAAAGATTTAAGTTCAGATTTAAAAGAGAATTTAAGTGCAAATCTTGAAGCAAAAATCAAATCAAATCTAATAGACCTTGAAACGAAAATAAATTTAAAAAATAATAACTATAAACTAAATGCCCAACTTGATTTAAAAAAAGAGCTAATAAATGATGTTTATATCCAAGCAACTGGAGATTTGAATAAAGTAGATTTTGAAGTAGAAAATAAAAAATTTACACTTAAAGAAGATAATCAAATAATAGATATAGAAAATCTACTTATAAATGGAAATTATGATATTAAAAACTCTAATCTTGAGATTTCAAATCTAAGTTCTTTAGTGAAATATGAAGAAATTTCATCAAATATTATTGCAAAAGCCTCTATGCTAAATAATGATATAGATAGTTTAATTTTTGATATTGATTTACAAACAACTATAAAAAAGAGTATTTATGAAGCTTTACAAAAAGATTTACAACTAAAATCAAACTTTACAGGAAACCTAAAAGAGATAAAATTTGTAAATAATATAGAATCAAATCAACTAAATATAGAGAAAAATCCTATAAAAATAGAAAATTCTTCAGTAAATGGAAATATAAAAATAGATAATAAAAATATAGATATTTTTGCTGATTTTAATCTAAAATCAAATCTTGCAAATAAAAAATCAAAAATTGAAGTAAAAATAAATAAACAAAATATAGAAAATCTTTCAATAAAAGCAAAATCAACCCTAGAAAATCTAAAATATGAAAATTTAGACTTAAAATCTATAGGAAATATAACGATAAATAGCTCTTACAAAAAAGATAATTTAGATATAAACCTTGATTCAAAAATTGCAACTTTTGATATAAAAAGTAAAGATTTTAAAAGATTTATTTTTGACTTGGATATAAAACAACTAAATCCAAATGAGTTTTATGAACTTGATAAAAGTATAAAAATCTCAAAATTAAAAGGAAAAATAAAAGGTGAATTTGATGAAAACTTATCTTTAAAAGGTGATTTGATTTTAAATGATTCTCTTTTATTAAATGCAATTTTAAATACAAAAAATAATGACTTAGAAGCAACTATAAAAAACAACTCTTTTTTAGTAAAAGTAGATAAAAAAGAGAATCAAACAAAAATAAGAAGCCAAATAAAAGAGTTGAAAGATTTAGAAAAAGAGTTATCTAAAATCTTGGATTTTTCTACTTTAAATCTTTCTGGTTTAGTAGATGTTGATATATCAATAGATGAGTTAAACACAAATTTTGAAATAAATAGTCCAAAAATTTCTATAGATAAAGAAAAAATTGAAAAAATTAGTATAAAAGGTAATTTTTCGGAAAACAAAATATTTTTTGATAAGTTAGATTTCAATATTTTTGAAATTTATGAGATAAATTTACAAAAAAACTTTGTTCTAAAAAAGAGAGCTTTTTTTGATATAGATAGTTTTGATGGAGAATTTACTTTTGATAATATTATTTTAAAGAGTTCAAAAAATGATAAAAATATAATTTTAAGTATAAATACAAAAGATTTGTTCTTAGCACATAGTTCTTATGGAAGTGGATTTTTAAACTCTGATATTTTTGTAGATATAAATGAAGAAAATAAGATTTTAATAGGTGGAGAACTAAAAGTCGATAAATTAACTGTACTTTATCAAGCTCCGAGCATGAGTATTAGTAAAGATAAAGATATTATTATCGTCTCTAAAAATAAGAAATTTACTCAAAAAGATACTTTTTATGAAGATATAGCACTAGAACTCTCTATATTTGGTAATAATATAAACTACAATGTAAAAAATATAGATTTAAACGCTTCAACCGTTTTATATCTAAAAAAAGAGTTTTCATCGGGTATTAGAATTTATGGGTCAGTTCAAGATGTATCAGGAACTTTTAGTGAACTTGGGAAAAACTATAATATAAAAAATTCAGCTATATATTTTAGAGGACTTGATCCAATCGACCCTATTTTGGATATTCACGCTTTAAATAAATTAAATGATGTTGATATCTCTATTGTTATTGGAGGAACTTTGAATTATCCTAGAATAAATCTACATTCAACTCCAATAATGAGCCAAAAAGATATTTTATCTTATTTGATTTTTGGAACTAGATTCTCAGCAGATTCACAAGCAAACACACAAAGTAAACAATCTCAAGCTTCACTATTTTTGCTAAATGAACTCTCAAAAGATTATGCAAAAGAGTTAGGACTTGATATGATATATTTTCAATATGACCCAAAAACTCAATATATAGAAACCCATGTGGGTAAAAATATTTCACAAAAAAGTAAAATTGTATTAAAAAACAAATCAGATAGTGGACAACTAATTTTGATGAGAGAACTTACAAAACTTTGGAATGTTGAGTTAGGATTTGAACAAAACACACAAAGTTTGGATTTGATTTATAGAAGAAGATATTAG
- a CDS encoding autotransporter assembly complex protein TamA, which yields MFIKILILIILSLSAFSKEIKDVDFTGDIDLVLGDFSKSNLEKVCNISYPPIYKFWQKNPTFTQYDILICNESLIEYAQSLGFYEANISYEISEEKATLSIQKNKQIKISSIDIEDEYKNIIGLKIDDFFNASDFTNSKKNIHKYLNEQGYPKAQLDAKAYVDIDEYKVDIVYKVEKNNLQYFGKVDIENNANVDTEFLQKEIEFKKGDKYNSTLIDKTYENLYNFGIYKYIAIEQNIDTQDDIIPINIKLIEGEYRETTYGIGYDTDTKARFKAQYKNDNFLGNLKKFTIGTKVNQDGFNIYNNLNNPYFLFDGLSLNNDISYEDMDYKSYSQKKIEEKLSFSKDFFGLSHTVGFLAEHSTIESNLKEYQSGSYLLNSLFYEVILDRRDDILNPKNGYYLSFYVENGTKALASEIDYIKTLSEIRLIKSFDKLTTSMKTKVGTLDKDLPIFKHFFAGGDYSNRGYSYQKVGLLDPDDNPYGGLSMIDNSIEFEYNVYKDLGIATFFDSTMLSLQSHNFNEKFYHSYGVGARYYTPIGPLRVDFGFPLDDGGFVFHIGIGQVF from the coding sequence ATGTTTATAAAAATTTTAATACTTATTATTTTATCATTAAGTGCTTTTTCTAAAGAGATTAAAGATGTTGATTTTACAGGAGATATTGATTTGGTTTTAGGAGATTTTTCTAAAAGCAATCTTGAAAAAGTATGTAATATCTCTTATCCTCCAATTTATAAGTTTTGGCAAAAAAATCCTACTTTTACCCAATATGATATTTTAATTTGTAATGAATCACTAATAGAATATGCCCAAAGTTTAGGTTTTTATGAAGCAAACATAAGTTATGAAATAAGTGAAGAAAAAGCAACACTTAGTATTCAAAAAAACAAACAAATAAAAATCTCTTCTATTGATATAGAAGATGAATATAAAAATATAATTGGCTTAAAAATAGATGATTTTTTTAATGCTTCAGATTTTACAAATTCTAAAAAAAATATTCATAAATACCTAAATGAACAAGGTTATCCAAAAGCACAACTTGATGCAAAGGCTTATGTGGATATTGATGAATATAAAGTTGATATAGTTTATAAAGTTGAAAAAAACAATCTTCAATATTTTGGGAAAGTAGATATTGAAAATAATGCAAATGTAGATACAGAATTTTTACAAAAAGAAATAGAGTTCAAAAAAGGTGATAAATATAACTCAACTTTAATAGATAAAACCTATGAAAATTTATACAATTTTGGTATTTATAAATATATTGCAATTGAACAAAATATAGACACTCAAGATGATATTATTCCCATAAATATAAAACTTATTGAGGGTGAATATAGAGAAACAACTTATGGTATTGGTTATGATACAGATACAAAAGCTAGATTTAAAGCTCAATATAAAAATGATAATTTCTTAGGAAATCTAAAAAAATTTACAATTGGTACAAAAGTAAATCAAGATGGATTTAATATCTATAATAATTTAAATAATCCATATTTTTTATTTGATGGTTTATCATTAAACAATGATATTTCATACGAAGATATGGACTATAAAAGTTATTCACAAAAAAAGATTGAAGAAAAACTATCATTCTCAAAAGATTTCTTCGGTCTATCTCATACGGTTGGATTTTTAGCAGAACACTCAACAATTGAATCAAATCTAAAAGAGTATCAAAGTGGAAGTTATCTTTTAAATTCTCTTTTTTATGAAGTTATTTTAGATAGAAGAGATGATATCTTAAACCCAAAAAATGGATATTATCTATCTTTTTATGTAGAAAATGGAACAAAAGCACTTGCAAGTGAAATTGACTATATAAAAACATTAAGTGAAATAAGATTAATAAAAAGTTTTGATAAATTAACTACTTCAATGAAAACAAAAGTAGGAACACTTGATAAAGATTTACCAATTTTTAAACACTTCTTTGCAGGGGGAGATTACAGTAATAGAGGTTACTCTTATCAAAAAGTTGGACTTTTAGACCCTGATGATAATCCTTATGGAGGATTATCTATGATTGATAATAGTATTGAGTTTGAATACAATGTTTATAAAGATTTGGGAATAGCAACTTTTTTTGATTCAACAATGTTAAGTTTACAATCACATAATTTTAATGAAAAGTTTTATCACTCTTATGGTGTTGGAGCTAGATATTATACACCTATTGGACCTTTAAGGGTTGATTTTGGTTTTCCTTTGGATGATGGAGGATTTGTATTTCATATAGGTATAGGACAAGTATTTTGA
- a CDS encoding SDR family NAD(P)-dependent oxidoreductase has translation MKKNILITGCSSGLGLALTNYYLQEGFKVFGISRKNPNIENKDFIHISFDLSQVEKIKKNLNPLLLQINSFETIFLNAGMLGKIKLLEELSIEELNEVYSLNVYTNKELLDICKNLEVKNIILISSGASKNGYKGWASYSLSKAGVNMLANLYSNEMLNTKILAVAPGVIKTPMTDYIRFEIDTDAFPSAKKLNTRIVQTPQETAIKLDNLIAKIDEFESGSYVDIRQI, from the coding sequence TTGAAAAAAAATATTTTAATCACTGGTTGTAGTTCTGGACTTGGTTTGGCTTTGACAAACTACTATTTACAAGAAGGTTTTAAAGTCTTTGGAATAAGTAGAAAAAATCCAAATATAGAAAATAAAGATTTTATTCATATCAGTTTTGATTTATCGCAAGTTGAAAAAATAAAAAAAAATCTAAATCCTTTATTATTGCAAATAAATAGCTTTGAAACTATATTTTTAAACGCAGGAATGTTAGGAAAAATAAAGCTTTTAGAAGAGTTAAGTATAGAAGAATTAAATGAAGTTTATAGTTTAAATGTCTATACAAATAAAGAATTACTAGATATTTGTAAAAACTTAGAAGTAAAAAATATAATTCTAATCTCTTCAGGTGCTTCAAAAAATGGCTATAAAGGCTGGGCTTCATACTCTTTATCAAAAGCAGGAGTTAATATGCTTGCAAATTTATATTCAAATGAGATGTTAAATACAAAGATTTTAGCGGTTGCTCCTGGAGTCATAAAAACTCCTATGACTGATTATATTAGGTTTGAAATTGATACTGATGCTTTTCCATCTGCAAAAAAACTAAATACAAGAATAGTTCAAACACCCCAAGAAACAGCCATAAAACTTGATAATTTAATAGCTAAAATTGATGAGTTTGAATCAGGAAGTTATGTAGATATAAGACAAATATGA
- a CDS encoding glutamine amidotransferase, protein MKNLYIVKCGSTFDSIKDEFRDFEDWIIDKLEDKNRDIYVLDIQNDEDLPTLEKNDVVIFTGSHSMVTDEEPWSLKLESWLLNLIEDEIPLLCICYGHQLLAKSLGGVCIYHENGIEIGTVDVFLEENAKNDELFSKLENSFKAHTIHSQTVLELPKGAVRLAFNNHDKNHAFKVGSCAWGVQFHPEFDENIMDLYIDEVSKKKDLNIKELKENINKTPVSTLVLKEFERLFL, encoded by the coding sequence ATGAAAAATTTATATATTGTAAAATGTGGAAGTACCTTTGATAGTATAAAAGATGAGTTTAGGGATTTTGAAGATTGGATTATAGATAAACTTGAAGATAAAAACAGAGATATTTATGTACTTGATATTCAAAATGATGAAGATTTACCAACTTTAGAAAAAAATGATGTAGTAATTTTTACAGGTTCTCATAGTATGGTAACAGATGAAGAGCCTTGGAGTTTGAAGCTTGAAAGTTGGCTTTTAAACTTAATAGAAGATGAAATTCCTCTTTTGTGTATATGTTATGGACATCAGTTATTAGCCAAAAGTTTAGGAGGAGTTTGTATTTATCATGAAAATGGTATAGAAATAGGAACTGTTGATGTTTTTTTGGAAGAAAATGCAAAAAATGATGAACTTTTTTCAAAATTAGAAAATAGTTTTAAAGCCCATACGATTCACTCTCAAACAGTGCTTGAATTACCAAAAGGTGCTGTAAGATTAGCTTTTAATAATCATGATAAAAATCATGCTTTTAAAGTTGGAAGTTGTGCTTGGGGAGTTCAGTTTCACCCTGAATTTGATGAAAATATTATGGATTTATATATAGATGAAGTCTCTAAAAAGAAAGATTTAAATATAAAAGAACTAAAAGAAAATATAAATAAAACGCCTGTTTCTACTTTAGTTTTGAAAGAGTTTGAAAGATTGTTTTTATAA
- a CDS encoding META domain-containing protein translates to MKNKIIFLGLLFSAVFFTACSTTTVENNSTKPNVSFTNTYFKALSLDGKKVEVFDREPHIKFQEDGKVFGNLGCNNFFGSFKKENNNINFEGVASTKMMCPNIKTEDAFSKVLQNTKTYEIKEEYMIFFDENKKEIAKFKAIFF, encoded by the coding sequence ATGAAAAATAAGATTATTTTTTTAGGACTTTTATTTTCAGCTGTTTTTTTCACAGCTTGTAGCACTACAACTGTTGAGAATAATTCTACCAAGCCAAATGTTTCATTTACAAACACTTATTTTAAAGCTTTAAGTTTAGATGGTAAAAAAGTAGAAGTTTTTGATAGAGAACCTCACATCAAATTTCAAGAAGATGGAAAAGTATTTGGAAACTTAGGATGCAATAACTTCTTTGGAAGTTTTAAAAAAGAGAATAATAATATCAATTTTGAAGGCGTAGCCAGTACAAAAATGATGTGCCCAAATATCAAAACAGAAGATGCTTTTTCAAAAGTGCTTCAGAATACAAAAACTTATGAAATAAAAGAAGAATATATGATTTTCTTTGATGAAAATAAAAAAGAAATAGCAAAATTTAAAGCAATATTCTTCTAA
- the rhuM gene encoding RhuM family protein codes for MQENISNIIVYNDGELELKVSVENETIWLTQTQLCNIFEKDQSVISRHINNLFKDNEVDKKSNMQKMHIANSDKPVSFYSLDIVLAVGYRTNSSKAIKFRQWATYILKNYIQNGYIINNDKITNDRFKELEKEVILLKSKVENISNSLEDKTLNPKQGIFYNGQVFDAYVFVNDLLKIAIEEVVLIDNYIDDTVFTLFSKYPNISFIIYTANITKQLKLDYQKYQTQYQNIELKEFKNSHDRFLILDKKEIYHLGASLKDLGKKWFAFSKFDIQSFDILERVKQNCHKT; via the coding sequence ATGCAAGAAAACATATCAAATATCATAGTTTATAATGATGGTGAATTGGAACTAAAAGTTTCAGTTGAAAATGAAACTATTTGGCTTACACAAACTCAATTATGTAATATTTTTGAAAAAGACCAAAGCGTTATAAGTAGGCATATCAACAATCTTTTTAAAGATAATGAAGTAGATAAAAAAAGCAATATGCAAAAAATGCATATTGCAAATTCTGATAAACCAGTAAGTTTTTATAGTTTGGATATTGTTTTAGCTGTTGGGTATAGAACAAACTCATCAAAAGCTATCAAATTTCGACAATGGGCAACATATATACTTAAAAACTATATTCAAAATGGGTATATTATTAATAACGATAAAATTACAAATGATAGATTTAAAGAACTTGAAAAGGAAGTAATACTTCTAAAATCAAAAGTAGAAAATATTTCAAATTCACTTGAAGATAAAACTCTAAATCCCAAACAGGGAATATTTTATAATGGGCAAGTTTTCGATGCCTATGTTTTTGTAAATGATTTGTTAAAAATTGCTATTGAAGAAGTAGTTTTAATAGATAACTATATAGATGACACAGTCTTTACTCTTTTTTCAAAATACCCAAATATAAGTTTTATAATTTACACAGCAAACATCACAAAACAACTAAAATTAGACTATCAAAAATATCAAACTCAATACCAAAATATAGAGCTAAAAGAATTCAAAAACTCTCACGATAGATTTTTGATACTTGATAAAAAAGAGATTTACCATCTAGGAGCTAGTCTTAAAGACTTAGGCAAAAAATGGTTTGCATTTTCTAAGTTTGACATACAAAGTTTTGATATTTTGGAAAGAGTGAAACAAAATTGTCACAAAACTTAA
- a CDS encoding virulence RhuM family protein gives MQENISNSIVYNDGELELKVSVEQESVWLNRNQIAKLFDRDVKTIGKHINNIFIEGELIKFSVVANFATTASDGKIYDVEYYNLDVIISVGYRVKSQKGVRFRQWATSILKNYIQNGYAINHHKITEQRLFELENDMKIIKSKIKDNSLEFIQNIFYDGQIYDAYSFINDLLKLAIKEVILIDNYIDDTVFTLFSKYPNISFIIYTANITKQLKLDFEKYKKQYKNIELKEFKNSHDRFLILDKKEIYHIRASLKDLGKKWFAFSKFDIQIFDILERLK, from the coding sequence ATGCAAGAAAACATATCAAATAGCATAGTTTATAATGATGGTGAATTGGAACTAAAAGTTTCAGTTGAACAAGAGAGTGTTTGGCTAAATAGAAATCAAATAGCCAAACTTTTTGATAGAGATGTAAAAACTATTGGTAAACATATAAACAACATCTTTATAGAAGGTGAACTTATTAAGTTTTCAGTTGTCGCAAATTTTGCGACAACTGCCTCTGATGGGAAAATATATGATGTTGAATACTATAACTTAGATGTTATTATCTCTGTTGGTTATCGTGTTAAATCCCAAAAAGGTGTTAGATTTCGTCAATGGGCAACTTCAATTCTAAAAAACTATATCCAAAATGGCTATGCGATAAATCATCATAAAATTACAGAACAAAGACTTTTTGAATTAGAAAATGATATGAAAATTATAAAATCAAAAATAAAAGATAACAGCTTAGAATTTATTCAAAATATCTTTTATGATGGACAAATTTATGACGCTTACTCTTTTATCAATGACTTACTAAAACTTGCTATTAAAGAAGTAATTTTAATTGATAACTACATAGATGACACAGTCTTTACTCTTTTTTCAAAATACCCAAATATAAGTTTTATAATTTACACAGCAAATATTACTAAGCAACTAAAACTTGATTTTGAGAAATATAAAAAACAATATAAAAATATAGAACTAAAAGAGTTCAAAAACTCTCACGATAGATTTTTGATACTTGATAAAAAAGAGATTTATCATATCCGAGCTAGTTTAAAAGACTTAGGCAAAAAATGGTTTGCATTTTCTAAGTTTGACATACAAATTTTTGATATTTTAGAAAGGTTAAAATAA
- the rhuM gene encoding RhuM family protein: MQENISNIIVYNDGELELKVSVEQESVWLSLNQICELFDRDKSVISRHIKNIFLEKELERFSTVAKSATVQFEGGREILRDIEYFNLDVIISIGYRVKSQKGVRFRQWATSILKNYIQNGYVINYDKITNERFVSLENEVKLLKSQMQEMKTIIKNENIKPKQGIFFNGETYDAYVFINDLLGSAKSEVLLIDNYLDESVFTIFSKYPNLNIKIYTRNISKQLKLDYQKYTSQYQNIELLEFKNSHDRFLIIDKKEIYHIGASLKDLGKKWFAFSKFEIGILDILGRLK, from the coding sequence ATGCAAGAAAACATATCAAATATCATAGTTTACAATGATGGAGAATTGGAACTAAAAGTTTCAGTTGAGCAAGAGAGTGTTTGGTTGAGTTTAAATCAAATATGTGAATTATTTGATAGGGATAAATCTGTAATTTCAAGACATATAAAAAATATCTTTTTAGAAAAAGAACTTGAAAGATTTTCAACTGTTGCAAAATCTGCAACAGTTCAATTTGAAGGTGGTAGAGAAATTTTAAGAGATATAGAATACTTTAACTTAGATGTTATTATCTCTATTGGTTATCGTGTTAAATCCCAAAAAGGTGTTAGATTTCGTCAATGGGCAACTTCAATTTTAAAAAACTATATCCAAAATGGTTATGTTATCAACTATGATAAAATTACAAATGAGAGGTTTGTATCTTTAGAGAATGAAGTAAAACTCCTCAAATCCCAAATGCAAGAGATGAAAACAATTATCAAAAATGAAAACATCAAACCAAAACAAGGGATATTTTTTAATGGAGAAACTTATGATGCTTATGTTTTTATCAATGATTTACTAGGAAGTGCAAAAAGTGAAGTACTACTTATAGATAACTATCTTGATGAAAGTGTTTTTACAATTTTTAGTAAATATCCAAATCTAAATATAAAAATCTATACAAGAAATATCTCCAAACAACTCAAACTTGACTATCAAAAATACACTTCACAATATCAAAATATAGAACTACTAGAATTTAAAAACTCTCATGATAGATTTTTGATTATAGATAAAAAAGAGATTTATCATATCGGAGCTAGTCTTAAAGACTTAGGTAAAAAATGGTTTGCATTTTCAAAGTTTGAAATAGGTATTTTGGATATTTTAGGTAGATTGAAATAA
- a CDS encoding virulence RhuM family protein: MQENISNIIVYNDGELELKVSVENETIWLTQKQLGELFNVESHNITYHIKNIYKQKELIKNPTTRKIRVVQKEGNREVERDIDHYNLDMIISIGYRVNSITATKFRQWATSILKNYIQNGYVINGEKITNERFLFLENEVSNLKSKVENISNSLENNSLKSKQGIFYDGQIFDAYVFINDLLKLTVNEIILIDNYIDETVFTIFSKYPNIKIKIYTANISKQLKLDFQKYQTQHNNIEIIEFKNSHDRFLILDKKEIYHLGASFKDLGKKWFAFSKFDIQSFDILERLK; encoded by the coding sequence ATGCAAGAAAACATATCAAATATCATAGTTTACAATGATGGAGAATTGGAACTAAAAGTTTCAGTTGAAAATGAAACAATTTGGCTTACTCAAAAACAATTAGGTGAACTTTTTAATGTTGAATCACATAATATAACTTATCATATTAAAAATATTTACAAACAAAAAGAGCTTATAAAAAATCCAACTACTCGAAAAATTAGAGTAGTTCAAAAAGAGGGAAATAGAGAAGTTGAAAGAGATATTGACCATTATAATCTTGATATGATAATTTCTATTGGTTATCGTGTAAATTCTATTACAGCCACAAAATTTCGTCAATGGGCAACCTCAATTCTAAAAAATTATATCCAAAATGGCTATGTGATAAATGGTGAAAAAATCACAAATGAGAGATTTTTATTTTTGGAAAACGAAGTATCAAATCTAAAATCAAAAGTAGAAAATATCTCAAATTCACTTGAAAATAATAGTTTAAAATCAAAACAAGGAATATTTTACGATGGGCAAATTTTTGATGCTTATGTTTTTATCAATGATTTACTAAAACTTACAGTTAATGAAATTATCTTAATTGATAACTACATAGATGAAACTGTATTTACAATATTTTCAAAATATCCAAATATTAAAATCAAGATTTATACAGCAAATATTTCAAAACAACTAAAACTTGATTTTCAAAAATATCAAACACAACACAACAACATAGAAATTATTGAGTTCAAAAACTCTCACGATAGATTTTTGATACTTGATAAAAAAGAGATTTACCATCTAGGAGCTAGTTTTAAAGACTTAGGCAAAAAATGGTTTGCATTTTCTAAGTTTGACATACAAAGTTTTGATATTTTAGAGAGGTTAAAATAA